In the Haloferula helveola genome, one interval contains:
- a CDS encoding BatA domain-containing protein produces the protein MSFLNPLLLLAAVGIALPILAHLLNRFQVQHTDWAAMRFLNRSVRVRSRQIKLRDLLLLILRCVAVILLVLALARPAWTGSSWLPGERRAGVVIAIDSSFSMGKGSEGSTRFDEALKRVEVIRGKMAPGDPVTLVLLGDDSRVVLRNMAYDRDRFADALEAESVSPGSLNLGTVPKELADLVADMEAPQKEIYLITDGQARDWKQPSAQLREGLAELGTLAEVFVVPVPGDSANLAVTDLELVSGVLRKGTTARYRATVRNCGTSPASNIAVQCRVDDVQIDSKVIPLIEPGSSETVSLFVPFHNAGATQITAQIDGDTLPEDNVRRTVAVVRDKVSVICVDGSSGDAGRLVVAALMARADGAQSEDYLVRSVPWLSFPAENLDEVDVVVFADVPEITEEQSAQLARFVRNGNGLIWFAGDSVKAGAWNERAATGEGALLPAKIGTVVDTSDALGAGKPLDPEMPDHNVCLPLLSLPEDLFNETRFLRQVEVEPSPASFTVLQLAGSGAPVLVEQSLGRGHVFMFTTTAETAWNNMALTPVFPMVMQQMVTYLAGREFERPRTVGDSLALTYVEQPDASDAVFDTPSGETITVPVKEHRGQYVALLETAPEAGYYEARVSVQAAGVPIAVNVDPRESDVACLPEAELRANIEGLGLNVAASDDELASAIEATRTGRSAWRFFMIAALAFLLFESLFADRLLTRGSAKQEAPATPEPQNA, from the coding sequence ATGAGTTTCCTCAATCCGCTGCTGCTGCTCGCCGCCGTCGGGATCGCCCTGCCGATCCTCGCGCACCTGCTGAACCGTTTCCAGGTCCAGCACACCGACTGGGCCGCGATGCGCTTCCTCAATCGCAGTGTGCGCGTCCGTTCGCGGCAGATCAAACTCCGCGACCTGCTGCTGCTCATCCTCCGTTGCGTGGCGGTCATCTTGCTGGTGCTCGCGCTCGCGCGCCCGGCATGGACCGGTTCCTCCTGGCTGCCGGGCGAACGCCGTGCCGGCGTAGTGATCGCCATCGATTCATCGTTCAGCATGGGGAAAGGGAGCGAGGGATCGACCCGCTTCGATGAAGCCCTCAAGCGGGTCGAGGTGATCCGCGGCAAAATGGCGCCCGGCGATCCGGTGACCTTGGTTCTTCTCGGCGATGATTCCCGAGTGGTCCTGCGGAACATGGCATACGACCGTGACCGTTTCGCCGATGCCCTCGAGGCTGAGTCGGTGAGCCCCGGTTCGCTCAATCTCGGCACGGTGCCGAAGGAGCTCGCCGATCTGGTGGCCGACATGGAAGCGCCACAGAAGGAGATCTATCTGATCACCGATGGTCAGGCTCGCGATTGGAAACAGCCTTCCGCCCAGTTGCGCGAGGGACTCGCCGAACTCGGCACGCTGGCGGAGGTCTTCGTCGTGCCGGTGCCCGGCGACTCGGCGAATCTGGCGGTGACCGATCTCGAATTGGTTTCCGGCGTTCTGCGGAAAGGAACGACGGCCCGCTACCGCGCGACCGTGCGCAACTGTGGCACCTCGCCGGCATCGAACATCGCGGTGCAGTGCCGCGTCGACGACGTGCAGATCGACAGCAAGGTGATCCCGCTCATCGAACCGGGCAGCTCCGAAACCGTGTCGCTCTTCGTTCCCTTCCACAATGCCGGGGCGACCCAGATTACGGCGCAGATCGATGGCGACACGCTCCCCGAGGACAACGTGCGGCGCACCGTTGCGGTGGTGCGCGACAAGGTATCGGTGATCTGTGTCGATGGTTCTTCGGGCGATGCCGGACGTCTGGTGGTCGCTGCCTTGATGGCGCGCGCCGACGGTGCGCAAAGCGAGGACTACTTGGTCCGCTCGGTGCCGTGGCTTTCGTTCCCCGCCGAGAATCTCGATGAAGTCGACGTGGTGGTATTCGCCGACGTCCCGGAGATCACCGAGGAGCAGTCGGCCCAGCTCGCGCGCTTCGTGCGGAACGGCAACGGACTGATCTGGTTCGCCGGCGATAGTGTGAAGGCCGGTGCCTGGAACGAGCGTGCCGCCACCGGCGAAGGGGCGCTGCTACCCGCGAAAATCGGCACGGTGGTCGATACCAGCGACGCGCTCGGCGCGGGCAAGCCGCTGGATCCGGAGATGCCGGACCATAACGTCTGCCTGCCGCTGCTTTCCCTGCCCGAAGATCTGTTCAACGAGACTCGTTTTCTCCGTCAGGTCGAAGTCGAACCAAGTCCTGCCAGCTTCACCGTCCTTCAACTCGCCGGCAGCGGCGCTCCGGTGCTCGTCGAGCAATCGCTCGGCCGCGGGCACGTGTTCATGTTCACGACCACCGCCGAGACGGCATGGAACAACATGGCGCTGACCCCGGTCTTCCCGATGGTGATGCAGCAGATGGTGACCTACCTCGCCGGTCGCGAGTTCGAGCGTCCGCGCACGGTCGGCGACTCGCTGGCCCTGACCTACGTCGAGCAGCCGGATGCCAGCGATGCGGTGTTCGACACGCCTTCGGGAGAAACGATCACCGTGCCGGTGAAGGAGCATCGCGGTCAGTATGTGGCGCTGCTCGAGACCGCGCCCGAGGCGGGCTACTATGAAGCCCGTGTCAGCGTCCAGGCGGCGGGTGTGCCGATCGCGGTCAATGTCGACCCGCGCGAGTCGGATGTCGCCTGTCTTCCGGAAGCCGAACTCCGCGCCAACATCGAGGGGCTCGGTCTGAATGTCGCAGCGAGCGACGACGAGCTCGCCTCGGCGATCGAGGCCACGCGCACCGGTCGCTCCGCATGGCGTTTCTTCATGATCGCGGCCCTCGCCTTCCTCCTTTTCGAAAGCCTGTTCGCCGACCGCCTCCTCACCCGTGGTTCCGCGAAGCAGGAAGCCCCCGCCACCCCCGAGCCGCAGAATGCCTGA
- a CDS encoding MG2 domain-containing protein, translating to MILGFDDFFWARPLSTPLMIAIFAAVVLLSIFLYRRPWGLPLWLRVVLGLARLVALTLVVASLFEPTGVVNESHTQARTLPVLIDVSESMSMKDPRKNAEDVADAAAALGMTDDEDLEPDRVAMLLSADQRQQILSASRLDLARGIVTGGARPVMEDLGESLDISYHSFGGSPHVVADASTVSADDLVSLAAAEPVTSIAASLEAVAKSGVTPPAGIVLLTDGIDNSSSQQTESVLQDLGARGIPVFPVPIGLDEPDDVSIRNIVMQEVAFSGDRVPIQVQLLSKGYEKRTAKLTVRLNDRQVSQRRVRLEGGLQFEDIDFNVDLYEKGAARIVVAIEPFDDEVSEANNVVERSIRVVNEKVNVLYIEGNNRWEFRYLTAILKRDPRLNTTFIASSAGPEFARNSPEHIERFPSRREDAFKYDLVILGDVDAGFFTPEELGLLEELIRDRGGSLLVLCGPMHTPASFVDTPVETMLPVRFDPDGEWELTSESVYPVLTSEGRSSMVMVLENETEENDRIWSRVAPLDHLPPLLGPKPGATVLATLSDASGGSERYPMVAWHRYGTGKCLSLATDRLWRLRFKTGDKYHWRVWSQCIQFLTLSRLMGEHKRIRLETDRSIYRDGEQARLYAHVLDEDFEPVVQTSFEITVNGVDGNAVKERVSLQPDRTSPGLYEGYFTAPVPGRYRLEANEDDQEVSNTTEFQVSVVNEELADTNMRLERLQRIAQLTGGECLSVRDLPKLKSLVNAEPITTTVRSERPLWDNGWVAALLVGLLGMEWILRRRHDLT from the coding sequence ATGATCCTCGGATTCGACGATTTCTTTTGGGCGCGTCCGCTGTCGACGCCGCTCATGATTGCGATCTTCGCCGCGGTGGTGCTGCTCAGCATCTTCCTCTACCGCCGGCCATGGGGACTGCCGCTGTGGTTGCGGGTCGTGCTCGGCTTGGCGCGCCTCGTCGCGCTTACGCTGGTGGTCGCCTCGCTGTTCGAGCCGACCGGTGTGGTCAACGAGTCCCACACGCAGGCCCGCACTTTGCCGGTCCTCATCGATGTCTCGGAGAGCATGTCGATGAAGGACCCGCGCAAGAACGCGGAGGACGTCGCTGATGCCGCCGCGGCGCTCGGTATGACCGATGATGAGGATCTCGAACCCGACCGCGTCGCAATGCTGCTCAGTGCCGATCAGCGTCAGCAGATCCTTTCGGCCTCCCGCCTTGATCTTGCCCGCGGGATCGTCACGGGTGGTGCCCGACCGGTGATGGAGGACCTCGGCGAGTCGCTCGACATCAGCTACCACAGCTTCGGCGGGTCGCCGCACGTGGTGGCCGATGCCAGCACGGTCAGTGCCGATGACCTCGTCAGTCTTGCCGCCGCCGAACCGGTCACTTCCATCGCGGCCTCGCTCGAAGCCGTGGCCAAATCCGGAGTCACGCCGCCGGCCGGGATCGTCCTGCTCACTGACGGCATCGACAACTCCTCGTCGCAGCAAACCGAGTCCGTGCTGCAGGATCTCGGAGCCCGCGGCATTCCCGTCTTTCCGGTGCCGATCGGTCTCGACGAACCCGACGACGTTTCGATCCGCAATATCGTGATGCAGGAGGTCGCTTTCTCCGGCGACCGGGTGCCGATCCAGGTGCAGTTGCTGTCGAAGGGCTACGAGAAGCGGACTGCGAAGCTCACCGTGCGCTTGAATGACCGCCAGGTCTCGCAGCGGCGGGTGCGTCTCGAAGGTGGCCTGCAGTTCGAGGACATCGATTTCAATGTCGACCTCTACGAAAAGGGCGCGGCACGGATCGTGGTCGCCATCGAGCCCTTCGACGACGAGGTTTCGGAGGCCAACAACGTCGTCGAGCGCAGCATCCGGGTGGTCAACGAGAAGGTCAACGTGCTCTACATCGAGGGCAACAACCGCTGGGAGTTCCGCTATCTCACGGCGATCCTCAAACGCGACCCGCGGCTCAATACAACCTTCATCGCGTCGTCCGCCGGTCCCGAATTCGCGAGAAACTCCCCCGAGCACATCGAGCGCTTCCCGAGCCGTCGTGAGGACGCCTTCAAGTATGACCTGGTCATTCTCGGTGACGTCGATGCCGGCTTCTTCACCCCGGAGGAACTCGGATTGCTGGAAGAGCTGATCCGCGACCGCGGCGGATCGCTGCTGGTGCTGTGTGGTCCGATGCACACGCCTGCCTCGTTCGTCGACACGCCGGTCGAGACGATGCTGCCGGTGCGCTTCGATCCGGATGGCGAGTGGGAGCTCACCTCCGAGTCGGTCTACCCGGTGCTCACCTCCGAGGGACGTAGTAGCATGGTGATGGTGCTTGAGAACGAGACCGAGGAAAACGACCGGATCTGGAGCCGGGTCGCGCCGCTCGATCACCTTCCGCCCCTGCTCGGACCCAAGCCCGGCGCCACGGTGCTGGCGACCCTTTCGGATGCGAGTGGAGGTTCGGAGCGCTACCCGATGGTCGCGTGGCACCGCTACGGCACCGGCAAGTGCCTGTCGCTGGCGACCGACCGTCTGTGGCGACTGCGCTTCAAGACCGGCGACAAATACCACTGGCGTGTCTGGTCGCAGTGCATCCAGTTCCTCACGCTTTCGCGCCTGATGGGCGAGCACAAGCGGATCCGGCTCGAGACCGACCGCTCGATCTATCGCGACGGCGAACAGGCCCGCCTTTACGCCCATGTGCTCGATGAGGACTTCGAGCCGGTCGTTCAGACGTCCTTCGAAATCACCGTGAACGGTGTCGATGGCAATGCCGTGAAGGAGCGCGTGAGCCTCCAGCCGGACCGAACTTCGCCCGGTCTGTACGAAGGCTACTTCACCGCTCCGGTGCCCGGCCGCTACCGGCTCGAGGCGAACGAGGACGATCAGGAGGTTTCCAACACCACCGAGTTCCAAGTGTCCGTGGTGAATGAGGAACTGGCCGACACCAACATGCGCCTCGAAAGGCTGCAGCGGATCGCCCAACTCACGGGCGGCGAGTGTCTGAGTGTGCGCGACCTGCCGAAGCTGAAGAGCTTGGTCAATGCGGAACCGATCACTACTACGGTGCGCTCGGAGCGTCCGCTGTGGGACAACGGATGGGTCGCCGCGTTGTTGGTCGGCCTGCTGGGCATGGAGTGGATTTTGCGGAGACGACACGATTTGACCTGA